In Synechocystis sp. PCC 6714, the following are encoded in one genomic region:
- a CDS encoding BON domain-containing protein produces the protein MVNSKSNDRSSWVVQREYRDAQGITQMEYRDSSGNIHIEAKNSNAQTSSYESGYANGVLVAENSQNEQLKREEVADRQVSRSLLVGLIIAGVVGISGAMAYYLFQANSPDPVTVITTPIYQTDTDKTNPGLEPNNSPTVVEENPITNINPAQSVESKPRDVNITVKTEAPAPTSAAPAKAPPKAAVAQPTKITAAPVKAPVQPTPAPAIAPIPPQSPAIAPMAPVQPPSNAQAANLAKTDSQLKDEIVLEFNQQFSGNQLSVNVSQGNVKVSGTVANPEQLSQIQPLLRSMEGVKTIDVKVNSKMSAN, from the coding sequence ATGGTTAACTCTAAATCCAATGATAGGTCTAGCTGGGTTGTTCAGCGGGAATATCGAGATGCCCAGGGCATTACACAAATGGAATATCGAGACTCCTCAGGCAATATTCACATTGAAGCTAAAAATTCCAATGCCCAAACCAGCTCCTATGAAAGTGGTTATGCCAATGGGGTTTTGGTGGCGGAGAACAGTCAAAATGAGCAGTTAAAGCGGGAAGAAGTTGCGGACAGACAGGTCTCTAGGAGCCTATTAGTAGGTTTAATTATTGCTGGGGTTGTGGGTATATCCGGTGCCATGGCTTACTATCTATTCCAAGCCAATAGTCCCGATCCTGTAACGGTGATAACTACCCCCATTTATCAAACCGATACCGATAAAACTAACCCAGGTCTAGAGCCAAATAATTCTCCAACTGTGGTGGAAGAAAACCCCATTACTAATATTAATCCTGCCCAGTCTGTGGAATCTAAACCCCGGGATGTCAATATTACGGTTAAAACCGAAGCTCCAGCCCCTACCTCCGCCGCCCCGGCCAAAGCCCCGCCAAAAGCGGCAGTAGCCCAACCCACTAAAATCACCGCTGCTCCCGTTAAAGCTCCGGTTCAACCAACTCCAGCCCCGGCGATCGCCCCGATCCCTCCCCAGTCGCCAGCCATTGCCCCCATGGCTCCGGTACAACCACCATCCAATGCCCAGGCGGCCAACCTGGCTAAAACCGACAGTCAACTAAAAGATGAAATTGTCCTGGAATTTAATCAACAATTTTCTGGTAATCAGTTGTCAGTTAATGTTAGCCAAGGCAATGTCAAAGTAAGCGGCACGGTAGCTAATCCAGAACAGCTATCCCAAATCCAGCCCTTACTGCGCTCCATGGAAGGGGTTAAAACCATTGACGTAAAAGTTAACTCGAAAATGTCTGCTAATTAG
- a CDS encoding NACHT domain-containing NTPase: MVKRSLQASPSGIQQAKRSFALKGWTQENLAAEVNLKTRQPVWRFFTGQPVDRQIFMELCSILGLEWREIAHNPPAEFPIPGEKSSPVTLDIEILVEQTRAQLRETVANQCGILQLLDISHPVNINDIYIDVNILKKITSQQYLAIADLKNLDRKNFDQVGLGNGEQQSISGMELAKTQTKLKVLGRPGVGKTTFLKHLAIQCNQGEFAPHLIPVFIFLKEFAENSRERDKFSLTYYIGHKFHRGGITNSSILKKLLKEGRLLLLFDGLDEVLEDDIFDVLKEIRKFCEQYYKNRFVVSCRTAAQELQLHSFTDVEITPFTQTQIATFAQKWFMALTENDSRTGKNQADEFIKKLNLPENWQFRQLVVSPLFLHLACWVFQSQGKFPLKRTEFYKQGIDLLLGKWDKTKGVARDEIYQGFSLPHKIKLLGKLASVTFEQEKYFFEQTVVEHYISDYLRALPGNNLEPEELEVESEAMLKAIEAQHGLLIERARGIFSFSSLAFQEYLTARTIVADYNLRALEKSLEGLVSHVTDRHWREVFLLTMDMLRSADSLVQLMKQEIDDLVAEDPYLQDFLKWGDQKSPETADEPKLVTKRDFYLALAKSPQATAHFTLACTLDQELFLDAALENLVLECTTDKSQKIAQTQVCHLALSNVLLMVLDAGFYKSLQQLREQIPPDTHSREHLDKWWETHYVEWLEQLKKAIADFRNVNQQWHFTPEQEIILEKYYEANQLLIDCLNSDGEVTPAIREEIEATMVVSEKEMEDRELLDT, translated from the coding sequence ATGGTCAAACGATCACTCCAGGCTTCCCCTTCTGGCATTCAACAGGCGAAAAGATCTTTTGCGCTCAAAGGTTGGACCCAAGAGAATTTAGCGGCCGAAGTTAATCTGAAAACCCGTCAGCCAGTATGGCGTTTTTTCACTGGGCAACCGGTTGATCGCCAAATATTTATGGAACTCTGTTCAATTTTAGGTTTGGAATGGCGGGAAATTGCCCATAATCCCCCAGCGGAATTTCCTATACCCGGGGAAAAAAGTTCACCTGTTACCCTTGATATTGAAATCTTGGTGGAACAAACCCGTGCCCAATTGCGGGAAACCGTTGCCAATCAATGTGGAATTTTACAACTTTTAGATATTAGTCACCCTGTCAATATTAATGACATTTATATTGATGTCAATATTTTAAAGAAAATTACTAGTCAACAATATTTGGCGATCGCTGACCTGAAAAATCTTGATCGTAAAAACTTTGATCAAGTGGGATTAGGGAATGGAGAGCAACAATCCATTTCTGGCATGGAATTGGCGAAAACCCAAACTAAACTTAAGGTATTGGGTCGTCCAGGGGTGGGGAAAACAACTTTTTTAAAACATTTAGCCATCCAATGTAATCAAGGAGAATTTGCGCCCCACTTGATACCCGTATTTATTTTTCTAAAGGAATTTGCAGAGAATTCTAGGGAGAGAGATAAATTTAGTCTAACCTATTACATTGGCCACAAATTCCATAGGGGAGGCATAACTAATAGCTCAATTCTAAAAAAACTGTTGAAGGAAGGAAGGCTGTTACTGTTATTCGATGGTTTGGATGAAGTGTTGGAAGATGATATTTTCGACGTGTTAAAAGAAATTCGTAAGTTTTGTGAGCAATATTATAAGAATCGCTTTGTGGTGTCCTGTCGCACCGCCGCCCAAGAGTTGCAATTGCACAGTTTTACCGATGTAGAAATTACCCCTTTCACCCAAACCCAAATAGCAACTTTTGCTCAAAAATGGTTTATGGCCCTTACGGAAAATGACTCAAGGACGGGAAAAAATCAAGCGGACGAATTTATTAAAAAACTAAACTTACCGGAAAACTGGCAGTTTCGGCAATTAGTAGTTAGCCCTTTATTTTTACATCTAGCCTGTTGGGTTTTCCAAAGTCAAGGTAAATTTCCTCTGAAGCGGACGGAGTTTTATAAACAAGGCATAGATTTACTTTTAGGAAAATGGGATAAAACCAAAGGTGTAGCTAGGGATGAAATTTATCAAGGTTTTTCATTGCCCCATAAAATCAAATTATTGGGTAAATTGGCTTCCGTTACCTTTGAGCAAGAGAAATATTTCTTTGAACAAACTGTAGTCGAGCATTACATTAGTGATTATTTACGAGCTTTACCGGGAAATAATCTGGAACCAGAGGAATTAGAGGTGGAAAGCGAAGCCATGTTAAAAGCCATTGAAGCCCAGCATGGTCTATTAATCGAACGGGCTAGGGGAATTTTTTCTTTTTCCTCGTTGGCTTTTCAGGAATATTTAACGGCTCGAACAATTGTGGCGGATTATAATTTGCGGGCCTTAGAAAAATCCTTAGAAGGTTTAGTTAGCCATGTGACCGATCGCCATTGGCGGGAAGTATTTTTGTTGACTATGGATATGTTGAGGAGTGCCGACTCTTTGGTGCAGTTAATGAAACAGGAGATTGATGATTTGGTGGCGGAAGATCCATATTTACAGGATTTTTTAAAATGGGGTGATCAAAAATCTCCAGAAACTGCTGATGAACCTAAACTTGTTACCAAAAGAGATTTTTATTTAGCCCTAGCAAAATCCCCCCAGGCCACAGCCCATTTTACTTTGGCTTGCACTTTAGACCAGGAACTGTTCTTGGATGCAGCATTGGAAAATTTAGTTTTAGAATGTACCACTGATAAAAGCCAAAAAATTGCCCAAACTCAGGTTTGTCATTTAGCCCTGAGTAATGTGTTGTTAATGGTTTTGGACGCAGGCTTTTATAAATCCTTGCAACAGTTACGGGAGCAAATTCCCCCAGATACCCATAGTCGAGAACATTTAGATAAATGGTGGGAAACCCATTATGTGGAATGGCTAGAACAATTGAAAAAGGCGATCGCCGACTTCCGCAATGTTAACCAACAATGGCACTTTACCCCGGAACAGGAAATAATTTTAGAGAAATATTATGAAGCCAATCAACTATTGATTGATTGCTTAAACAGTGACGGTGAAGTAACCCCTGCCATTCGAGAAGAAATTGAAGCGACGATGGTGGTATCGGAAAAAGAAATGGAAGATCGCGAATTACTGGATACTTAA